The Cucurbita pepo subsp. pepo cultivar mu-cu-16 chromosome LG08, ASM280686v2, whole genome shotgun sequence genome contains a region encoding:
- the LOC111800724 gene encoding zinc finger protein JACKDAW, whose amino-acid sequence MSSNPFSLLSSTTTPFVPHQDANPKSKPSTAAKKKRNLPGTPDPDAEVIALSPKSLMATNRFVCEICNKGFQRDQNLQLHRRGHNLPWKLRQRTNKEMIKKKVYICPEKTCVHHDPSRALGDLTGIKKHFSRKHGEKKWKCDKCSKKYAVQSDWKAHSKTCGTREYKCDCGTLFSRKDSFITHRAFCDALAEESARITTISATNILNNLRNDSIVLHQQEQNNLESLGDVPGLSQFSNSDNFLRDFEEHQHKNRSPLSLWLNQASVDNAMNNNNNNISHFFGASSSSSNLFGSMTESGLSVLPVIEKEDVDNKGSLSKATAAASLLGQSSQSFVSSSPMSATALLQKAALMGSTRSSNNNNSPLFGAGAFGVMSSSSSSLNSFNKSRSSTMADSIQMVGNNSDMSSDCLNQLLLPPNDSNKMRSSGQTRDFLGVGGGEAPRPPFLPPELAKFAAINSTMGLSQFNH is encoded by the exons ATGTCAAGTAatcctttttctcttctctcttccaCTACCACTCCCTTTGTTCCACACCAAGATGCTAACCCTAAATCGAAACCCTCGACCGCTGCGAAGAAGAAACGCAACCTCCCGGGAACCCCAG ATCCAGATGCTGAGGTTATTGCTTTGTCGCCGAAATCGCTCATGGCGACGAATAGATTCGTATGCGAAATTTGCAACAAGGGTTTTCAAAGAGATCAGAATCTACAACTTCACCGACGTGGGCATAACCTTCCGTGGAAGCTACGACAACGGACGAACAAGGAGATGATTAAGAAGAAAGTGTATATTTGCCCGGAGAAGACGTGTGTACATCATGATCCGTCGCGAGCCCTCGGTGACCTGACCGGGATAAAGAAACATTTCAGTAGGAAACATGGCGAGAAGAAGTGGAAATGTGATAAGTGTTCTAAGAAATACGCGGTTCAATCCGATTGGAAAGCTCACTCCAAAACCTGTGGGACTCGAGAATATAAGTGCGATTGTGGAACTCTTTTTTCTCG GAAAGACAGCTTCATAACCCACAGAGCATTTTGTGATGCTTTAGCTGAAGAAAGTGCAAGAATCACAACAATTTCAGCAACAAATATTctcaataatttaagaaatgattcaattgttcttcatcaacaagaacaaaacaatctTGAATCTCTTGGAGATGTTCCTGGGCTTTCCCAATTCAGTAATTCAGATAATTTCTtgagagattttgaagaacacCAACACAAGAACAGATCTCCATTGTCCCTTTGGTTAAACCAAGCTTCTGTTGATAATGCaatgaacaacaacaacaacaacatttCCCACTTTTTTggagcttcttcttcctcctccaatCTTTTCGGATCTATGACCGAAAGCGGGCTTTCGGTCTTGCCGGTGATTGAGAAGGAAGACGTTGACAATAAGGGAAGTTTGTCGAAGGCTACGGCGGCCGCCTCGTTGTTAGGTCAATCTTCTCAATCGTTTGTTTCGTCTTCTCCGATGTCGGCCACCGCCCTTCTACAAAAAGCTGCTCTTATGGGCTCGACTAGAAGCAGCAACAATAATAATTCTCCGCTGTTTGGAGCTGGCGCGTTCGGAGTAATGAGCTCGTCGTCTTCGTCATTGAACTCGTTTAATAAATCTAGAAGCTCGACAATGGCCGACTCAATACAGATGGTCGGTAACAACTCCGACATGAGCTCGGATTGTCTCAACCAACTTCTACTACCACCAAATG ATAGTAACAAAATGAGAAGTAGCGGTCAAACGAGGGATTTCCTCGGTGTCGGAGGAGGAGAAGCGCCTCGGCCACCGTTCCTCCCGCCGGAGCTTGCAAAATTCGCCGCCATAAACTCGACAATGGGACTAAGCCAATTCAACCACTAA
- the LOC111800723 gene encoding uncharacterized protein LOC111800723 isoform X1 — protein sequence MATQDQNLAEQDGGGSISQAMNTDEHSGTSKLPQILSDSPKSKSNSDSKGSASNMNSQYENLRPDVGMSPIVSLNVARAVAYQRPRISRSKSLTKIFSLKSKRAADSESSHGEGIVEHHISTRELDHGLMHRSNSVPDIREDGSVSLRRNTVRLTLTSPQIGKKFVMTPYKSPTYEKNIETGEHISEEPVCRICLIELGNGLETIKMECNCKGELALAHQECAIKWFSTKGNRTCDVCRQEVHNLPAALLQAHAIQAYNFQGSEIVSADITQYSCCRVWQDVPFLVIINVLAYFGFLEQLLAGKMGSSALAFSLPFSCIFGLLASMAAATIVWKQYIWIYAMVQLAFVIAFSHAFYSKLHMQAILAILLATFSGFGVTMTLTLVLEKIFQRTRLWLDQSINQTPSAMQSNGSSATTHQVHANPPLGLRRGPEEPMQTRTLPAASCRSQIDPPDQDIEMGASGALHQRQAISVCH from the exons ATGGCTACTCAGGACCAAAATCTTGCTGAACAAGACGGTGGAGGCTCCATATCTCAAG CTATGAACACTGATGAACATTCTGGGACATCGAAATTGCCCCAAATTCTAAGCGATTCTCCCAAATCCAAAAGTAACTCTGACTCTAAAGGCAGTGCTTCAAACATGAATTCACAATATGAGAATTTAAGGCCAGATGTTGGAATGTCTCCAATCGTGTCGTTGAACGTGGCTCGTGCCGTTGCATATCAGAGGCCTAGAATATCCAGGTCGAAGTCGCTTACGAAAATTTTCAGCCTGAAATCGAAAAGAGCAGCAGATTCAGAGTCCTCACATGGAGAGGGCATAGTTGAACATCACATCTCAACT AGAGAATTGGATCACGGGTTGATGCATCGATCCAACTCCGTACCTGATATCAGAGAAGATGGAAGCGTGTCGTTACGTCGTAACACTGTTCGTCTGACCCTGACCTCTCCACAAATTGGCAAAAAGTTTGTCATGACACCATACAAATCACCTACATATG AGAAGAACATAGAGACTGGTGAGCATATTTCAGAAGAACCCGTTTGCCGAATTTGCTTGATCGAGCTCGGGAATGGTCTCGAGACTATAAAAATGGAATGTAACTGCAAGGGTGAACTTGCCTTGGCTCACCAAGAATGTGCTATCAAATGGTTTAGCACTAAAGGTAACAGAACATGCGATGTATGCAGGCAAGAGGTTCATAATCTCCCAGCTGCGCTGCTACAAGCGCATGCCATTCAGGCCTACAACTTTCAAGGAAGTGAAATTGTTTCAGCTGACATTACTCAATACAG CTGCTGCAGGGTTTGGCAGGATGTTCCTTTTCTTGTTATCATCAACGTGCTAGCTTACTTCGGTTTCCTAGAACAACTTCTG GCTGGTAAAATGGGATCAAGCGCTCTAGCTTTttctcttcccttttcttgCATATTTGGTCTTCTTGCATCCATGGCTGCCGCAACAATCG TATGGAAGCAGTACATATGGATTTACGCCATGGTCCAGCTCGCTTTCGTGATCGCCTTTTCTCATGCTTTCTACTCAAAG CTTCATATGCAGGCCATTCTAGCCATTCTTCTTGCCACATTTTCGGGCTTCGGAGTTACAATGACGCTGACTCTCGTTCTCGAGAAAATTTTTCAACGAACCAGACTATGGCTTGATCAATCCATTAATCAAACTCCATCAGCAATGCAGTCAAATGGATCATCAGCAACCACACATCAAGTGCACGCAAATCCTCCGCTCGGTCTTCGTCGGGGACCCGAGGAGCCGATGCAGACACGAACATTGCCCGCAGCCTCGTGCAGAAGTCAAATCGATCCTCCCGATCAAGATATCGAAATGGGAGCTTCAGGAGCCTTGCATCAGAGACAGGCCATATCAGTGTGCCATTGA
- the LOC111800723 gene encoding uncharacterized protein LOC111800723 isoform X2, protein MATQDQNLAEQDGGGSISQAMNTDEHSGTSKLPQILSDSPKSKSNSDSKGSASNMNSQYENLRPDVGMSPIVSLNVARAVAYQRPRISRSKSLTKIFSLKSKRAADSESSHGEGIVEHHISTRELDHGLMHRSNSVPDIREDGSVSLRRNTVRLTLTSPQIGKKFVMTPYKSPTYEKNIETGEHISEEPVCRICLIELGNGLETIKMECNCKGELALAHQECAIKWFSTKGNRTCDVCRQEVHNLPAALLQAHAIQAYNFQGSEIVSADITQYRVWQDVPFLVIINVLAYFGFLEQLLAGKMGSSALAFSLPFSCIFGLLASMAAATIVWKQYIWIYAMVQLAFVIAFSHAFYSKLHMQAILAILLATFSGFGVTMTLTLVLEKIFQRTRLWLDQSINQTPSAMQSNGSSATTHQVHANPPLGLRRGPEEPMQTRTLPAASCRSQIDPPDQDIEMGASGALHQRQAISVCH, encoded by the exons ATGGCTACTCAGGACCAAAATCTTGCTGAACAAGACGGTGGAGGCTCCATATCTCAAG CTATGAACACTGATGAACATTCTGGGACATCGAAATTGCCCCAAATTCTAAGCGATTCTCCCAAATCCAAAAGTAACTCTGACTCTAAAGGCAGTGCTTCAAACATGAATTCACAATATGAGAATTTAAGGCCAGATGTTGGAATGTCTCCAATCGTGTCGTTGAACGTGGCTCGTGCCGTTGCATATCAGAGGCCTAGAATATCCAGGTCGAAGTCGCTTACGAAAATTTTCAGCCTGAAATCGAAAAGAGCAGCAGATTCAGAGTCCTCACATGGAGAGGGCATAGTTGAACATCACATCTCAACT AGAGAATTGGATCACGGGTTGATGCATCGATCCAACTCCGTACCTGATATCAGAGAAGATGGAAGCGTGTCGTTACGTCGTAACACTGTTCGTCTGACCCTGACCTCTCCACAAATTGGCAAAAAGTTTGTCATGACACCATACAAATCACCTACATATG AGAAGAACATAGAGACTGGTGAGCATATTTCAGAAGAACCCGTTTGCCGAATTTGCTTGATCGAGCTCGGGAATGGTCTCGAGACTATAAAAATGGAATGTAACTGCAAGGGTGAACTTGCCTTGGCTCACCAAGAATGTGCTATCAAATGGTTTAGCACTAAAGGTAACAGAACATGCGATGTATGCAGGCAAGAGGTTCATAATCTCCCAGCTGCGCTGCTACAAGCGCATGCCATTCAGGCCTACAACTTTCAAGGAAGTGAAATTGTTTCAGCTGACATTACTCAATACAG GGTTTGGCAGGATGTTCCTTTTCTTGTTATCATCAACGTGCTAGCTTACTTCGGTTTCCTAGAACAACTTCTG GCTGGTAAAATGGGATCAAGCGCTCTAGCTTTttctcttcccttttcttgCATATTTGGTCTTCTTGCATCCATGGCTGCCGCAACAATCG TATGGAAGCAGTACATATGGATTTACGCCATGGTCCAGCTCGCTTTCGTGATCGCCTTTTCTCATGCTTTCTACTCAAAG CTTCATATGCAGGCCATTCTAGCCATTCTTCTTGCCACATTTTCGGGCTTCGGAGTTACAATGACGCTGACTCTCGTTCTCGAGAAAATTTTTCAACGAACCAGACTATGGCTTGATCAATCCATTAATCAAACTCCATCAGCAATGCAGTCAAATGGATCATCAGCAACCACACATCAAGTGCACGCAAATCCTCCGCTCGGTCTTCGTCGGGGACCCGAGGAGCCGATGCAGACACGAACATTGCCCGCAGCCTCGTGCAGAAGTCAAATCGATCCTCCCGATCAAGATATCGAAATGGGAGCTTCAGGAGCCTTGCATCAGAGACAGGCCATATCAGTGTGCCATTGA
- the LOC111800723 gene encoding uncharacterized protein LOC111800723 isoform X3, which yields MNTDEHSGTSKLPQILSDSPKSKSNSDSKGSASNMNSQYENLRPDVGMSPIVSLNVARAVAYQRPRISRSKSLTKIFSLKSKRAADSESSHGEGIVEHHISTRELDHGLMHRSNSVPDIREDGSVSLRRNTVRLTLTSPQIGKKFVMTPYKSPTYEKNIETGEHISEEPVCRICLIELGNGLETIKMECNCKGELALAHQECAIKWFSTKGNRTCDVCRQEVHNLPAALLQAHAIQAYNFQGSEIVSADITQYSCCRVWQDVPFLVIINVLAYFGFLEQLLAGKMGSSALAFSLPFSCIFGLLASMAAATIVWKQYIWIYAMVQLAFVIAFSHAFYSKLHMQAILAILLATFSGFGVTMTLTLVLEKIFQRTRLWLDQSINQTPSAMQSNGSSATTHQVHANPPLGLRRGPEEPMQTRTLPAASCRSQIDPPDQDIEMGASGALHQRQAISVCH from the exons ATGAACACTGATGAACATTCTGGGACATCGAAATTGCCCCAAATTCTAAGCGATTCTCCCAAATCCAAAAGTAACTCTGACTCTAAAGGCAGTGCTTCAAACATGAATTCACAATATGAGAATTTAAGGCCAGATGTTGGAATGTCTCCAATCGTGTCGTTGAACGTGGCTCGTGCCGTTGCATATCAGAGGCCTAGAATATCCAGGTCGAAGTCGCTTACGAAAATTTTCAGCCTGAAATCGAAAAGAGCAGCAGATTCAGAGTCCTCACATGGAGAGGGCATAGTTGAACATCACATCTCAACT AGAGAATTGGATCACGGGTTGATGCATCGATCCAACTCCGTACCTGATATCAGAGAAGATGGAAGCGTGTCGTTACGTCGTAACACTGTTCGTCTGACCCTGACCTCTCCACAAATTGGCAAAAAGTTTGTCATGACACCATACAAATCACCTACATATG AGAAGAACATAGAGACTGGTGAGCATATTTCAGAAGAACCCGTTTGCCGAATTTGCTTGATCGAGCTCGGGAATGGTCTCGAGACTATAAAAATGGAATGTAACTGCAAGGGTGAACTTGCCTTGGCTCACCAAGAATGTGCTATCAAATGGTTTAGCACTAAAGGTAACAGAACATGCGATGTATGCAGGCAAGAGGTTCATAATCTCCCAGCTGCGCTGCTACAAGCGCATGCCATTCAGGCCTACAACTTTCAAGGAAGTGAAATTGTTTCAGCTGACATTACTCAATACAG CTGCTGCAGGGTTTGGCAGGATGTTCCTTTTCTTGTTATCATCAACGTGCTAGCTTACTTCGGTTTCCTAGAACAACTTCTG GCTGGTAAAATGGGATCAAGCGCTCTAGCTTTttctcttcccttttcttgCATATTTGGTCTTCTTGCATCCATGGCTGCCGCAACAATCG TATGGAAGCAGTACATATGGATTTACGCCATGGTCCAGCTCGCTTTCGTGATCGCCTTTTCTCATGCTTTCTACTCAAAG CTTCATATGCAGGCCATTCTAGCCATTCTTCTTGCCACATTTTCGGGCTTCGGAGTTACAATGACGCTGACTCTCGTTCTCGAGAAAATTTTTCAACGAACCAGACTATGGCTTGATCAATCCATTAATCAAACTCCATCAGCAATGCAGTCAAATGGATCATCAGCAACCACACATCAAGTGCACGCAAATCCTCCGCTCGGTCTTCGTCGGGGACCCGAGGAGCCGATGCAGACACGAACATTGCCCGCAGCCTCGTGCAGAAGTCAAATCGATCCTCCCGATCAAGATATCGAAATGGGAGCTTCAGGAGCCTTGCATCAGAGACAGGCCATATCAGTGTGCCATTGA
- the LOC111800626 gene encoding 60S ribosomal protein L12-3, which produces MPPKFDPSQVVDVFVRVTGGEVGAASSLAPKIGPLGLSPKKIGEDIAKETAKEWKGLRVTVKLTVQNRQAKVSVVPSAAALVIKALKEPERDRKKTKNIKHNGNISLDDVIEIARVMRPRSMAKDLSGSVKEILGTCVSVGCTVDGKDPKDLQQEINDGDVEVPQD; this is translated from the coding sequence ATGCCTCCGAAGTTCGACCCTAGTCAGGTGGTGGATGTTTTCGTTCGTGTCACCGGAGGTGAGGTTGGAGCAGCCAGTTCTCTCGCTCCGAAGATTGGTCCTCTCGGTCTTTCTCCTAAGAAGATTGGAGAAGACATTGCTAAAGAGACCGCAAAGGAATGGAAAGGTCTCAGAGTTACTGTAAAGCTCACTGTCCAAAATCGTCAGGCGAAGGTCTCCGTTGTTCCTTCGGCGGCGGCTTTGGTAATTAAGGCGTTGAAGGAGCCGGAGCGTGACCGGAAGAAGACTAAGAATATCAAGCATAATGGCAATATTTCTCTTGATGATGTGATTGAGATTGCTAGGGTTATGCGGCCTAGATCGATGGCTAAGGACCTCTCTGGCTCCGTCAAGGAGATCCTTGGAACTTGCGTGTCTGTTGGTTGTACTGTTGATGGCAAGGACCCTAAGGATCTTCAACAGGAGATCAATGATGGCGACGTTGAAGTGCCCCAAGATTGA
- the LOC111800495 gene encoding uncharacterized protein LOC111800495: MASRRGLAFGFGFHSKPNYIYPASEPPAVRGTESYADNLFDFDEADIWTSAQTPPIESRKIFPISKKLPKRSSAAAEKTVKASSSLPVNIPDWSKILQSDQSKHGRREAAEEDFDDSDDDDDDMWRAPPHEYLARRRGESFSVHEGIGRTLKGRDLRMVRNAIWEKTGFED; the protein is encoded by the coding sequence ATGGCGTCAAGGAGAGGCTTAGCCTTCGGATTCGGTTTCCATTCCAAACCTAACTACATCTATCCAGCGTCGGAGCCACCCGCCGTTCGCGGTACTGAATCTTATGCCGACAACCTCTTCGACTTCGACGAGGCGGATATCTGGACGTCTGCTCAAACTCCGCCGATAGAATCGAGGAAGATCTTCCCGATCTCGAAGAAACTGCCGAAGAGAAGTAGCGCTGCGGCGGAGAAGACGGTGAAGGCGTCATCGTCATTGCCTGTCAACATTCCGGACTGGTCGAAGATTCTGCAGAGCGATCAGAGCAAACACGGCCGGCGTGAAGCAGCGGAGGAGGATTTTGACGATAGCGACGATGATGACGACGATATGTGGCGGGCGCCGCCGCATGAGTATTTGGCGCGACGGCGAGGCGAATCGTTTTCGGTTCACGAAGGGATCGGAAGGACGCTGAAGGGCAGAGATTTGAGAATGGTGAGAAATGCAATTTGGGAAAAAACTGGGTTCGAagattaa
- the LOC111800073 gene encoding V-type proton ATPase subunit G-like encodes MATRGQGGIQQLLAAEQEAQHIVNAARNAKLARLKQAKEEAEKEIAAYRAQVEAEFQRKLSESSGDSGANVKRLEVETDAKIAHLKEESARISYDVVDMLLKHVTTVKN; translated from the exons ATGGCAACTAGGGGTCAAGGTGGTATCCAACAATTGCTTGCAGCAGAGCAAGAAGCTCAACACATTGTCAATGCTGCCAGAAATG caaaatTGGCTAGACTGAAACAAGCCAAAGAAGAGGCTGAAAAGGAAATTGCTGCTTACCGTGCCCAAGTGGAGGCTGAGTTCCAAAGAAAACTCTCTGAG AGTAGCGGAGATTCAGGAGCTAATGTTAAGCGGCTTGAAGTCGAGACGGATGCAAAGATTGCGCACCTAAAAGAAGAGTCTGCTAGAATTTCGTACGATGTCGTGGACATGCTCCTGAAGCATGTGACAACCGTGAAAAATTGA
- the LOC111800072 gene encoding probable E3 ubiquitin-protein ligase LUL2: MGNIGSTGSHARRRHDSRRGHPTPPPPPPPQPEITSNRFVFAAATPYPSQYPNHPNQAPPYYQYPGYFPPPPGPPPSMPMPLPASYDHQHRAAHPHMDPAHWVGGRYPYGPPMPPQTPYVEHQKAVTIRNDVNLKKETLRVEPDEENPGQFLVSFLFDATVAGSITIFFFAKEGEDCNLTPVKEDTFQPVTVHFEQGLGQKYRQPCGTGIDFSKFEESELVKVNDTDVYPLAVKAEASTEGQTGPDGTVVPETMNSQITQAVFEKDKGEYQVKVLKQILWVNGMRYELQEIYGIGNSVEDDVDGSDPGKECVICLSEPRDTTVLPCRHMCMCSGCAKVLRFQTNRCPICRQPVDRLLEIRVNNGAEE, from the exons ATGGGTAACATTGGGAGTACCGGTTCCCATGCCCGGAGACGACACGATTCCCGTCGGGGACATCCCactccacctccacctccgccGCCACAGCCCGAAATCACAAGTAATCGGTTCGTTTTCGCCGCTGCAACGCCCTACCCATCGCAATACCCTAATCATCCGAATCAAGCGCCGCCCTACTATCAGTACCCTGGTTACTTTCCGCCGCCACCTGGTCCACCTCCGTCGATGCCGATGCCCTTGCCGGCGTCTTACGACCATCAACACCGCGCTGCCCATCCCCATATGGATCCTGCGCATTGGGTCGGTGGGAGATATCCTTACGGTCCTCCTATGCCGCCCCAAACGCCCTATGTTGAGCATCAGAAGGCGGTTACCATTCGAAATGATGTTAATCTCAAGAAAGAAACTCTTAGGGTTGAGCCCGATGAAGAAAACCCCGGCCAATTCCTTGTATCTTTCTTGTTCGATGCCACCGTCGCCGGAAG TAtcaccatcttcttcttcgcaAAAGAAGGCGAAGATTGTAACTTGACGCCCGTAAAAGAAGACACTTTTCAACCAGTGACTGTCCATTTCGAACAAGGCCTCGGACAGAAGTACAGACAACCTTGTGGAACAGGAATAGATTTCTCAAAGTTCGAAGAGTCGGAGTTAGTGAAAGTAAATGACACAGATGTCTATCCATTAGCTGTGAAAGCCGAGGCTTCTACCGAAGGCCAAACCGGCCCCGATGGTACCGTGGTACCTGAGACCATGAATTCTCAGATAACACAGGCAGTGTTTGAGAAAGATAAAGGTGAATATCAGGTAAAAGTGTTGAAGCAAATCCTGTGGGTCAATGGTATGAGATATGAGCTGCAGGAGATCTATGGAATTGGAAATTCAGTCGAGGACGATGTCGATGGAAGCGACCCTGGAAAGGAATGTGTCATTTGCTTGTCCGAACCACGGGATACGACTGTCCTTCCCTGCCGACACATG TGTATGTGTAGTGGTTGTGCTAAGGTTTTGAGGTTCCAGACGAATCGATGCCCGATTTGCAGACAACCCGTCGATAGGCTCTTAGAGATAAGGGTCAACAATGGGGCAGAAGAATAA
- the LOC111800625 gene encoding probable aquaporin PIP2-4: protein MANNDIEVGSRGSLPRKDYFEPLPAPMIDMEELAKWSFYRAIIAEFVATLLFLYVTVLTVIGNKTQTDPLNGGNLCGGVGTLGIAWVFGGMIFVLVYCTAGISGGHINPAVTFGMFLGRKISLIRALLYIIAQCLGALCGCALVKSLQRDRYNHYGGAANQLVDGYSKGTGLAVEIVGTFVLLYTVFSATDPKRNARDSYVPVLAPLPIGFTVFMVHLATIPITGTGINPARSFGAAVIINDKQIWKDHWIFWVGPLIGATIATMYYQYVLRASAVKAIGSFKSTPPTRY, encoded by the exons ATGGCGAATAACGACATCGAAGTCGGATCTCGGGGGTCCCTGCCTAGGAAGGACTATTTCGAGCCGCTTCCGGCGCCAATGATCGATATGGAGGAGTTGGCCAAATGGTCCTTTTACAGAGCCATAATCGCCGAGTTCGTTGCCACTCTTTTGTTTCTCTACGTCACCGTTTTGACGGTCATCGGTAATAAAACCCAGACCGATCCCCTCAACGGCGGTAACCTCTGCGGCGGAGTTGGCACCCTCGGAATCGCCTGGGTCTTCGGTGGTATGATCTTCGTTCTCGTTTACTGCACCGCCGGCATCTCTG GAGGACACATAAACCCGGCGGTGACATTCGGAATGTTTCTGGGGAGAAAGATATCGTTGATTCGCGCCTTGCTCTACATTATAGCTCAGTGCTTGGGGGCGTTATGCGGCTGCGCCTTAGTCAAGTCGCTACAGAGAGATCGCTACAACCACTATGGCGGTGCCGCCAACCAACTCGTCGACGGCTACAGCAAAGGCACCGGTCTCGCCGTCGAGATCGTCGGCACCTTCGTCCTTCTCTACACCGTCTTCTCCGCCACTGATCCCAAACGCAACGCCCGAGATTCCTACGTTCCTGTGCTGGCTCCACTCCCCATTGGGTTCACTGTTTTCATGGTTCATCTCGCTACAATTCCGATCACTGGCACTGGCATCAATCCAGCTCGAAGCTTCGGCGCCGCCGTGATCATCAACGATAAACAAATTTGGAAAGATCAT TGGATCTTCTGGGTCGGGCCGCTGATCGGAGCAACCATTGCTACGATGTATTACCAGTATGTTCTTCGAGCCTCCGCCGTGAAAGCAATTGGATCCTTCAAAAGCACACCACCAACGCGTTACTAA
- the LOC111800423 gene encoding uncharacterized protein LOC111800423, whose amino-acid sequence MSLKGVKWQIVHGALARRAIVRTFLFALAVSAVPLLHILTGANFGVIPSVIFRDCAVKCDYVNSNAKDSRGSYLFQGHFLNPVWVPFVGMHCEEHMNLTTNVVIELMGKKLLNHSVKSLCVGEESSSAVLALRDMGFSDVMGVGQRPFFSLRRKQFVYKLDFKDRSFDFVFSRDLDRHSAPALLVLEIERVLRPGGIGAVIVGATGSLPNNLIRAATPVSSLLKTSSVMHVIHVNNLILVVFKKKLEEFGHLEPRFSSECRSLTRNKPLIPKMEPLVKVKPVGFDKKVSYLPKLVDASNWEKFVYVNIGTGKRLNYTNTDWFPPSYPIDRRDFNVYFVDHDMSALAAHIHKPGITFVYHPGLAGTDQTTDSDDEEPPYVDSNDFDFLSWFKETVRHSDFVVLKMDAGKEELKFLSDLFESGVICRVDELFLSCRDGVDEDGELKRDCMDLFKDLRNSGVYVHQWFVDAPSSMKL is encoded by the coding sequence ATGAGTTTGAAAGGTGTGAAATGGCAGATCGTTCATGGGGCATTGGCGAGGCGTGCTATTGTTCGAACTTTTCTTTTCGCCTTGGCTGTTTCGGCTGTTCCTTTGTTGCATATTTTGACCGGTGCTAATTTTGGGGTGATTCCATCTGTGATCTTTCGCGATTGTGCTGTGAAGTGTGATTATGTGAATTCGAATGCGAAAGATTCTCGAGGATCGTACTTGTTTCAGGGTCACTTTCTGAATCCGGTTTGGGTGCCATTTGTAGGGATGCACTGTGAGGAACATATGAATTTAACGACCAATGTCGTTATTGAGTTAATGGGGAAGAAACTGTTGAATCACAGTGTGAAATCTCTCTGCGTTGGAGAGGAATCGAGCTCCGCCGTCTTGGCATTGAGGGATATGGGATTCAGTGACGTTATGGGTGTTGGTCAACGTCCATTTTTCTCGCTTAGGAGAAAGCAATTTGTTTACAAATTGGACTTTAAGGATCGATCCTTTGATTTCGTTTTCTCTAGAGATCTAGACAGGCATTCAGCCCCTGCACTTTTGGTGCTcgagatcgagcgtgtgcttAGACCTGGTGGAATTGGGGCTGTTATTGTGGGTGCTACTGGTTCATTGCCCAATAATTTGATAAGAGCTGCAACCCCAGTGTCATCTTTGCTGAAAACTTCCAGTGTGATGCATGTTATTCATGTTAATAACTTAATTCTGGTTGTATTCAAGAAGAAACTCGAAGAATTTGGGCATTTGGAGCCTCGCTTTTCGTCTGAATGTCGGTCTCTCACAAGGAACAAACCTTTAATTCCTAAAATGGAGCCTCTCGTGAAGGTAAAACCAGTGGGATTTGACAAAAAGGTGTCTTATTTGCCAAAGCTTGTAGATGCTTCTAATTGGGAAAAGTTCGTATATGTCAATATTGGTACAGGGAAGCGCCTGAATTACACCAACACAGATTGGTTTCCACCTTCTTATCCCATCGATCGCAGAGATTTTAACGTGTATTTTGTCGATCATGACATGTCTGCTCTCGCCGCCCATATCCACAAGCCTGGAATCACATTTGTTTATCATCCTGGCCTAGCTGGAACTGATCAAACTACCGATAGCGACGATGAAGAACCACCATACGTCGATAgcaatgattttgattttctctctTGGTTCAAGGAAACCGTGCGGCATTCAGATTTTGTTGTATTGAAAATGGATGCAGGGAAGGAAGAACTGAAGTTTCTATCGGATTTGTTTGAAAGTGGAGTCATTTGCAGGGTGGATGAACTGTTTCTGAGCTGCAGAGATGGGGTTGATGAAGACGGTGAGCTGAAGAGAGACTGTATGGATCTGTTCAAGGATTTGAGGAACAGTGGTGTCTATGTTCATCAATGGTTTGTAGATGCTCCTTCCTCCATGAAACTCTGA